A genomic region of Trifolium pratense cultivar HEN17-A07 linkage group LG3, ARS_RC_1.1, whole genome shotgun sequence contains the following coding sequences:
- the LOC123918610 gene encoding ras-related protein Rab11C — MAHRVDNEYDYLFKIVLIGDSGVGKSNILSRFTRNEFCLESKSTIGVEFATRTLQVEGKTVKAQIWDTAGQERYRAITSAYYRGAVGALLVYDITKRQTFDNVNRWLRELRDHADSNIVIMMAGNKSDLNHLRAVSEDDGQALAEKEGLSFLETSALEATNIEKAFQTILTEIYHIVSKKALAAQEAAGTSLPGQGTTINVADTSANTKKGCCST; from the exons ATGGCGCATAGAGTGGATAATGAGTATGATTACTTGTTTAAGATCGTTTTGATCGGAGATTCTGGTGTTGGAAAATCCAACATTCTCTCTAGGTTTACTAGAAATGAATTTTGTTTGGAGTCTAAATCTACTATTGGAGTTGAATTCGCTACCAGGACTCTTCAG GTTGAGGGAAAGACTGTAAAGGCACAGATCTGGGACACAGCAGGTCAGGAGCGGTATCGTGCCATTACCAGTGCCTATTATAGAGGAGCTGTTGGTGCTCTCCTTGTATATGACATTACTAAGAGGCAAACCTTTGACAATGTCAACCGGTGGCTGCGTGAATTGAGGGACCATGCGGATTCTAACATAGTGATCATGATGGCTGGAAATAAATCTGATTTGAACCATCTTAGAGCTGTTTCAGAGGATGATGGTCAAGCATTGGCAGAGAAGGAAGGTCTCTCTTTTCTTGAGACATCTGCACTTGAAGCAACCAACATTGAGAAGGCATTCCAAACCATATTGACAGAGATTTATCATATTGTAAGCAAAAAAGCACTTGCAGCTCAGGAAGCAGCTGGCACCTCACTTCCTGGTCAAGGAACCACCATCAATGTTGCAGATACTTCTGCTAATACAAAGAAAGGCTGCTGCTCTACTTAA